The following are encoded together in the Brassica napus cultivar Da-Ae chromosome A9, Da-Ae, whole genome shotgun sequence genome:
- the BNAC09G11020D gene encoding uncharacterized protein BNAC09G11020D, whose translation MGNCMERCREGEGEVEEGKTEVRENAKESFRLDGDEDGHGGMKVKIVLTRHELDMFLLQMNKNDDGNLMMTKDVMVELEKMIIKASSSFSSSPSWEPSLESIMECPEVQEMDR comes from the coding sequence ATGGGGAACTGCATGGAGAGATGTagggaaggagaaggagaagtagAAGAAGGGAAGACAGAGGTAAGAGAAAATGCAAAAGAGTCTTTCAGACTTGATGGTGATGAAGATGGTCACGGTGGAATGAAGGTGAAGATAGTGCTTACAAGACATGAATTGGATATGTTTTTGCTTCAGATGAATAAGAATGACGATGGGAACTTGATGATGACCAAAGATGTTATGGTAGAGCTAGAGAAGATGATCATAAAAGCATCATCATCGTTTTCATCATCACCGTCGTGGGAACCGTCTTTAGAGAGCATCATGGAGTGCCCCGAAGTTCAAGAGATGGATAGATGA